One Dictyostelium discoideum AX4 chromosome 3 chromosome, whole genome shotgun sequence genomic region harbors:
- the CYP515B1 gene encoding cytochrome P450 family protein, which yields MATLLLVIIFMITFIIYKNFDSKRKNKYPPGPINLPFIGGLYKLKPGKQHLSLNELYQKYGKVFSMKFGSYDTVILNEPDVIVEAFHLNSTSFMDRILLPSFEVVGKNQNIGFTQTEYWKKIRGILNISLTKSKTRLLEGLFNQEYFRFDQFIKKQLKSKSDTMFIRPYLKRLSFNIIYSYLFSETIPYEDELIPSDILDFIHASEELLVVLSRMPSDYIKVLRPFESHKKLKEICDRMSKFIKPRVDKKVELLDQDNPKCFIDYLILQIRSDPSQTIKIDAIQYIVLDLLVGGTDSTSSALEWMILFLSNHESIQEKLYNEICKNTNTNTTATTTENDNESYFPKLIEKNNYPLFNACVKETLRRSPPVPLGLPHLCSEDTEIGGYLIPKGTQIISNIYSASNCDKVFTDPLEFNPLRFIENSPPQTVTFSTGPRVCPGKNLSEDELFSFGTKLFKTFKFSRPNKNQLYDEVAILGITLEPKPFITKVSLRS from the exons ATGGccacattattattagttatcatttttatgataacttttataatttacaaaaat tttgatagtaaaagaaaaaataaatatccaCCGGGACCaattaatttaccatttaTTGGTGGAttgtataaattaaaacctGGTAAACAACATTTATCTTTAAATGAGCTTTATCAAAAATATGGAAAAGTATTTTCAATGAAATTCGGTTCCTATGACACTGTTATCTTAAATGAGCCTGATGTTATTGTTGAAGCTTTCcatttaaattcaacatcTTTTATGGATAGAATTTTATTACCATCATTTGAAGTTGTTGGAAAGAATCAAAACATTGGTTTCACTCAAACTGAATATTGGAAAAAAATTAGAGGTAtcttaaatatttctttaacaaaatcaaaaactcGTTTATTAGAAGGTTTATTTAATCAAGAATATTTCAGATTTgatcaatttattaaaaaacaattaaaatcaaaaagtgatact atgtttaTAAGACcatatttaaaaagattatcatttaatattatttattcatatttatttagtGAAACTATACCATATGAAGATGAATTGATTCCAAGTgatattttagattttattcATGCCTCTGAGGAATTATTAGTTGTTTTAAGTAGAATGCCATCTGATTATATTAAAGTTTTAAGACCATTTGAATcacataaaaaattaaaagaaatttgtGATAGAATGTCAAAATTCATTAAACCAAGAGTTGATAAGAAAGTTGAATTATTGGATCAAGATAATCCAAAATGTTtcattgattatttaattttacaaattagATCTGACCCATcacaaacaattaaaattgatgcaATTCAATATATtgttttagatttattagTTGGTGGTACTGATTCAACAAGTTCTGCATTAGAATGGATGATTTTATTCCTATCAAATCATGAATCAATTCAAGAGAAATTATATAatgaaatttgtaaaaatactAATACCAATACTACTGCTACCACTAccgaaaatgataatgaatcttactttccaaaattaattgaaaagaataattATCCATTATTTAATGCATGTGTAAAAGAAACATTAAGAAGATCTCCACCTGTACCATTAGGTTTACCACATCTTTGTAGTGAAGATACTGAAATCGGTGGTTATTTAATTCCAAAAGGTACTCAAATCATTAGTAATATTTATTCAGCTTCAAATTGTGATAAAGTTTTCACTGATCCATTGGAATTTAATCCATTACGTTTCATTGAAAATTCACCACCTCAAACAGTCACTTTTTCAACTGGTCCAAGAGTTTGCCCTGGAAAAAATTTAAGTGAAGATGAATTATTCTCTTTTGgtacaaaattatttaaaacttttaaattttcaagaccaaataaaaatcaattatatgATGAAGTAGCAATTTTAGGTATTACTTTAGAACCAAAACCATTTATTACTAAAGTATCTTTAagatcttaa